Below is a genomic region from Rana temporaria chromosome 3, aRanTem1.1, whole genome shotgun sequence.
ggagcacggggaacaacacagaggagcacggggaacaacacagaggagcacggggaacaacacagagaagcacggggaacaacacagagaagcacggggaacaacacagagaagcacggggaacaacacagagaagcacggggaacaacacagagaagcacggggaacaacacagagaagcacggggaacaacacagagaagcacggggaacagcagaggagcacgggggacaacagaggagcacggggggcaacagaggagcacggggggcaacagaggagcacggggggcaacagaggagcacgggggacaacagaggagcacgggggacaacagaggagcaacGGGGAACAACAGAGGAGCAACGGGGAACAACAGAGGAGCAACGGGGGAACAACAGAGGAGCAACGGGGGAAcaacagaggagcacgggggaacaacagaggagcacgggggaacaacagaggagcacgggggaacaacagaggagcacgggggaacaacagaggagcacgggggacaacagaggagcacggggaacaacagaggagcacggggaacaacagaggagcatggggacctgAGCAGCAAAGGAGGGAATAGAGGAGCATGGGAACCTGAGCAGCATGGGGGGAAATAGGGGAGAGGACCTGAgcagcaaaggggggggggaggaggagcatggggacctgaacagtatgggggggagaagaggaggggacctgaacagtatggggggggggggggagcagacctGAGCAGCAAAAGGGGGGAATAGAGGAGCAGACCTGAGCAGTATGGGGGGGGAATTGAGGAGCGGACCTGAgcagcaaaggggggggggggatagaggagcatggggacctgagcagcatggggggggggggcatggggaccagaacaacatggggggggggagcatgggGACCAgaacagcatgggggggggaatagaagagcacggggaccagagcagcgtgggggggggggggggatactagtttcattcaaagtcccagttTCCCTCCTCTTCCCCACCCCCCATTCTTCCATatatgcaaccaaaaaaaaaaaaaaaaaagaacctaccTTCTACGCCACTGATGCATTTCACTCGATCTCGGACTTCGACATTATACCCCTCAAAAGACATGAAGACCCCGTCTGGATTGTATGGGCCTCGTTGCGCATAGACTTTGGAGTAGCTGTGAGAAAACTCAAATCTCTCAAATCCATCATACTGGGCAATCTTCCCATAGACCTCAAAATATTTCTCCACCCACGACCAGGGCATGTACACCTCATTGCCCTCTTTCCGGCACCTAATGGTTTGATCTTCGTTGATCACACAGTCTATCTCCTCATGCTTGGGTCCTGTGCCTTTACTGCCCACCAGAGGCGGTGCCTTCTGCTGCTCCTGGGGGGAGGCCTCCTCGGATCTGGGCTGCCCATTGGCGGGGTTGCTTTCTGAAGCCGCCGCTCGCTTCTCTAGACTGTCGGCCCGCAGGCCGGATTCCGGCCCCCATGGAAGGGTGGACTGATGGTCATTGCATTTGTTCCACAGTAAGACCGTCACCAACGTGAAGAGAGAGCAGATGAAGATGAGTGTCTTATAGTTGACACGAGCTGCCAAGCAACGCATGTTCACACCATACCTAGgaggaaggaaaagagggggacagtGTTAAAAACTTCATATTCCTGAATCTTAATTACACCCCTAATGTAAAGGTTTCattcatgtctcccctttcccgTCTTTCCAGCAGACGGTACATAATAAGTTCCCAAAGTCCCTCTTATCCCTCGGGCCATTCTTGTTGGCCGTTTCTGGACTCATTCTACCTCATCAATATCTTTTAGGAAACGAGATCTCCAGAACTGGCCACAGTATTGGAAATGAGGTCCAACTAAATGATCTAtacagagcaggggtctcaaactggcggccctccagctgttgcaaaactacaattcccatgaggccttgcaaggctgacagttacaagcatgactccctcaggcaAAGGCATGTTGGGACTCGTAGTTgagcagcagctggagggccgctagtttgagacccccgattatagaggaatcaggacctccttcctcctgctggtgacccctctagtgatataaagatctatatagaggaatcaggacctccttcctcctgctgctgaCCCCTCTAatctacagttgaacctcggattacaagcataatctgttccaggagaatgctcgtaatccaaagtactcgcatatcaaagcgagtttccccattcaagtcaatggaaactaaaataatatgttccgcattgacttcaatacgatgcaataccgcatgcggccagaggtgggggcgcccctCGAAGAGCCTCGTAAGCGGCCGgagaggcccgaggacaccttggctgacctcggcaaacctcggaaagactctgtTCCAgaggtttgcagaggtcagccgagctgtcctcgggcctttccgtgcatttccaaatGACGCCGATCGGCTTCGGtttcccccccacctcaggccaaacgctgtACTGCACAACGCTTTGGCCAGAAACCTGCtccttttgcaagacaacactcgcaaaccgagttaggattttaggaaatacagtgctcgttaactgcgttactcgcaatccgaggttccactgtatatagaggaatcgggacctccttcctcctgctggtgacccctcagatgatataaagatctatatagaggaatcaggacctccttcctcctgctggtgatccctctagtgatataaagatctatatagaggaatcaggacctccttactcctgctggtgatccctctagtgatataaagatctatatagaggaatcgggacctccttcctcctgctggtgatccctctagtgatataaagatctatatagaggaatcgggacctccttcctcctgctggtgacccctctagtgatataaagatctatatagaggaatctggacctccttcctcctgccggtGACCCCTTTAGTGATGGctaaaagatctatatagggggaATATGTActttcttcctcctgctggtgatcccttctAGTAATCATGAACAATCTATATTGAGGAatcaaaatttttatatatatatatatatatatacacacacacacacacacacacacacacacacatacatacacacatatacatacacagcaCATTTCTGATCTCCAGCAGGCAGGGGGCGGGAATATGACATACACCATACATCACAgggctgagtgtaatctgagatctGAGTGAAaggaaacaaccccccccccttatacaaTCTCAAAGGGAAATATGCAaatctgaggctgtcaatcacaactaGAGGAATCGGGAATCTCCTTCCTCTGCTagcgatataaagatctatatgggGGAATATGGATCTTCTTCCTTCTGCTGGTGACCCCTTTAGTGATAGCTAAAAGACCTATATAGAGGAATGTGGCCTTTCTTCTTCCTACTGGTGACccatctagtgatataaagatccatACAGGGGGCAGGAATATGACATCATACACCACACATCATGGAGCTGGGTGTAATCTGagatctgagagagagagaaaaagcccCCCTACACAGTTTCGAAGGGAAAGATGCAAAACTGAGGCCGTCGATCACAACTAGAGaaatcaggatctccttcctcctgctagTATATACAAAGCACATTTCTGAGCTCCAGCAGGCAGGGGGCAGGAATATGACACCATACACCACAGAGCTGAGTGTAAATTGAAATCTGAGTGAaaggagacacccccccccttacacaatcTCAAAGGGAAATATGCAAAACTGAGGACGTCGATCACAACTAGAGaaatcaggatctccttcctcctgctggtataTACACAGTACATTTCTGAGCTCCAGCAGGCAGGGGGCAGGAATATGACACCATACACCACAGAGCCGAGTGTAATCTGAAATCTGAGTGAAAGACACCCCCCCTACATAATCTCAAAAGGGAAATGTGCAAAACTGAGGCTGTCGCCTGCTGTGTGCTGGGGTGGGAGGTGTGCTTTGGAtagaggcaagtacacactaaaaaaaaaaaaaaaaagacgcgcttTGTTCACTTTTCATTTTGGGAGATTTACAGACACTTTTAATTGACAGAACCATGAAATGCAACGGAGCGCGACGTGTCATAGTGCATAATCTTCCAACTTTAGAACGGATTCTGCGTTACACAGTAATTATGAGAATGTGAATAAAAGGCACATTCCAGGTAAACTAGTAATTAAAATGcttccaataatttttttattttttgagcgtttttataTTTTCCTGCTTTAATGACGGCTTCAAGTAAAAGAGAACAACGATTAATAGCAAGTGGCTTAtgaactataaaaataaaaaagaagggagGTGCGTTGCCCGTAGCAATCCTATTTTAGTTCTCACTCCTCTGGTTTATGTTCGGAAGTGACAGCTGGAGTCTGCCGGCCGGGGGCAAGGAAAACGCTTTCCATTCCTACAAGTCACACTCATTTACTTTCCCCACCAATAAGAACTGCCACAAAACATGCGCTTGCctacaggtcttttttttttttttacaaaattcttttattactttttttcccaagacaatacaataaatataacataaaagCAACATACAAACTGACAACATATATGGTCTCAATAAATACCCCTTATACTAGGAAGAGagataaataaagaaaaagaacaacaatagaaaaaaaagaaaagagaagaggagacATCTTCTACCAATACTACTCCTGGAGTTTTCTCCCTTCCATTGTACCCCCAGGTCTAATTTTCCCTTTATATTTTCTATGGGGGGCATCTAGGGACAGGGCCATAACACCCATggtggagaggaggaaaaaaataaggCGAGGGGGGGAAAACGGGTAGAGATAAGAAACAGACAGcaaaaggaggagagaagagaacaaaaaaaaaaaagagaaacaaaaaataaaaaataaatcgtgaAAAGtgagaaaacaaagaaaagttaTTCTAGGGGGAGCAAATTTCCCTTGTTGTGTATCAAATTAAGtgtgaagagaaagagagaaaaaggagaaaaagagaaaaggagaaaaaatttttttttatataaaataactttttctcttttttttccctttataagAAGGGGAGTAAAAAGGAAAACCAGTTCCCCTATATTGTGAGAAAtagccaaaacaaaaacaatccggacaaaaacaaaacaaaaaaaacaacaaaaaaagattgTGAGAAGTGAGGGGATAAAGAAATTATTCAGGGGGGGATTAATTCCCCTtgttgtgtatttacttaagtgtgaggggaaaaaaaaaagaaaagaaaggaaaaattgATAAAATTATTCTAGGGGGGCTTACTACCCCTTATTGTGTATACACTTAAATgtgaaaaagagaaaggaaaaacacaaaaaataaaaaaagtggcagAACCATTCAAATCCTCAAGATGAAGtttcacacaccaaaaaaatcgtaataagcgtttatcgattggtttgcgcaaaatttatagcgtttacaaaaaaagaggatagttttattgcatttttattcattattatggcgacattatggcggacacttcggacaattttgacacatttttgggaccattgtcattttcacagcaaaaaatgcattgtttattgtgaaaatgacaattgcagtttgggagttaaccactagggggcactgaaggggtgtgtttacaactgtaggggggtgtggctgtaggtgcgaCGTCATCGATTGCGATTCCCTATATCagagaacacacgatcgatgacaccgccacagtgaagaacggggaaggtgtgtttacacgcggctctccccattcttcagctccggggaccgatcgcgggacaccagcggcgatcgggtccgcgagtcctgcgatcttggagcttcggaccaggtcactcgcgaccccacggctgggcttaaagagccatgtacgtggatgtgcccagccgtgccattctgccgacgtatatcggcgtgaaggggtccttaagtggttaaatcccaaCTCGATTTGCGACAACACTCGCAAAAACGAACAGGAATcaagccacagtggtgtgcaaTATCGCACTTGGCCAGAGCAGAGCCGTTTGAAAATACTCTattcccgagcctttctgaggttttccCGAGTTCAGTCAAGCTGTCCCAGAGCCTTTCGGAGGCTCTACTACGCCTTGCATTGGCAAGCCTggctccagggccgatcctagcgtcacaggcgcctgggtgcagaaatatttctggtgccctcacatgggcgtggtcatttttactaactcctcccctttacaaatgttcctATGGCAATGACtcgaccacagagatgctcccccacaaagtctccattgccctgggatccttacatgatctcttaacaacaaacaaaatacaggaagagaagaagagtactttattgggacctggagggggggcctctgatggaaacagagagggcttctgttagagagtctgttagatagACCCTCAGACATACAACGGACATGAtactggtcagagactgcagacatgatacaggagacggtcagagactgcagacatgatacaggagacggccagagactgcagacatgatacaggagacggccagagactgcagacatgatacaggagacggccagagactgcagacatgatacaggagacggccagagactgcagacatgatacaggagacggccagagactgcagacatgatacaggagacggccagagactgcagacatgatacaggagacggccagagactgcagacatgatacaggagacggtcagagacacatcaattctggacggacacacaccaatgcttagaacactagttctggacggacacaaacaaggagagaaggaaggaggggagaactctgccacttcggcgcctccacctctgcaggcacctgggtgcagagcaccctgtgcaccctgcctaggatcggccctgcctggcTCTACTACGCCTTGCATTGGCAAGCCCCCAACTAGCTGTTCCTGACCAGTAGTAGCTGTAGAAATGGACGAAACCTTTAAAACCCTGTCCTAATGATGCCGCCAACAGCTGCCCCCAGTCATCCAGTTACTCGGAGCCGCAAATGAGCATCTGTCAATCggcggcggacaggtttccaataTACGCCGGCGCCCCTTCAATGTCATTTCTCCTCCACGGCGGTTTTGCCAAGTTTCAGATTTTAAAAAATCATGCAGAGGAATCATTTCTACAAACATAAATAGACGGGAAAATTAAACCGTTCCAACAAAGCACAGCGAGGGGGAAAAGGTCGGGCGCGTAAATCCACACAAATGATAAAGTTAAGCCGAGAGATTCGGCAACAGCTGACTAAATGCTCCTTGTCAGCGGCAGGATTTCTGGACAGCGGCGATAAGACAGAGAGAGCCGCGTCTATTAAATCAGTCTCTTCCCCGGGCTGTCGGCACAAAACTATCTCCAATACACAGCATCATCCATCCGAATCAGGGAAGACGCACCTGTTCATCGCGCCGCCGCCTCACCGAGCGCCATATAGAAGGCACGCGTCCGAGATCCTTCCATACAATACCTTCTATAGAGCACGATGCATCACACCGAGACGTGTACACCGGATTATTCACCGTATGGCACCCACACATACCATCAATTCCTCCAGCTCTATGATGGTGGATACAGATCCCAGCATGAAAAGGATCCATGTTTAGCAGAGCTGGAGTATGAAATGCGCTCTGaagtccaaaaaaatgtgtgacTATAAAATGTATACTAGAATATACATCAGCAATACTAATATTAGAGCACCTCCCCCAAccacacaaaaaaattatataaaaaaaaaaaaagatcatataccgtatatactcgagtataagccaacccgaatgtAACTGTAAGCCTAGGGTGCCCGTGTGCAGGCCTCGCTGTGCCCGTGTGCAGG
It encodes:
- the GLCE gene encoding D-glucuronyl C5-epimerase — protein: MRCLAARVNYKTLIFICSLFTLVTVLLWNKCNDHQSTLPWGPESGLRADSLEKRAAASESNPANGQPRSEEASPQEQQKAPPLVGSKGTGPKHEEIDCVINEDQTIRCRKEGNEVYMPWSWVEKYFEVYGKIAQYDGFERFEFSHSYSKVYAQRGPYNPDGVFMSFEGYNVEVRDRVKCISGVEGVPLSTQWGPQGYFYPIQIAQYGLSHYSKNLTEKPPHVEMYEKADEKSEGALGTWSVPKGASVTTVYDKTKGSHVRNFVVPG